A section of the Kluyveromyces lactis strain NRRL Y-1140 chromosome F complete sequence genome encodes:
- a CDS encoding uncharacterized protein (similar to uniprot|P53110 Saccharomyces cerevisiae YGL159W Hypothetical ORF) gives MSLKTLLDPQVKTHFLNLSRAEVISHLQALQDGLTRYSENPTIVPPRTKVFTPRGDTMHMFMPVVDDVYCGVKTLGYNANSRVGFVGAINVLEPTTGLIQGVVDAKQVTGIRTALSSHIGLYKVKHKFDNIAKLNVTVFGTGLQAFWHSFVCSKLFSEKEIELNVVYRSSLLDEADLLGSCNNVKNINYVKSDSEEVAGICNSSHVIFGTVPTSSPSIFKKFFQESSDIPFTYIGLIGSYQPHMHECDTELVSLFQKEDAKIIVDSKEHTLLEAGELITAKVEPSQLIEIGQLESVSSVKTEVLVGSRSITLSKIVGLAIMDIVTAKKIIEDHH, from the coding sequence ATGAGTTTGAAGACTTTACTGGACCCTCAAGTGAAGACTCATTTTCTTAACCTTTCTCGGGCAGAAGTTATATCCCACCTTCAAGCATTACAGGATGGACTGACCAGATATTCTGAAAATCCAACAATTGTTCCCCCTAGAACCAAGGTTTTTACCCCTCGAGGGGACACTATGCACATGTTCATGCCTGTTGTTGATGACGTTTATTGTGGTGTGAAGACTTTGGGTTATAACGCTAATTCGAGAGTAGGCTTTGTCGGTGCAATCAACGTACTAGAACCAACTACAGGGTTGATCCAAGGTGTTGTCGATGCAAAACAGGTCACTGGTATCAGAACTGCATTGAGTTCTCATATCGGTTTGTACAAAGTGAAACACAAATTTGATAATATTGCGAAGTTGAATGTCACCGTGTTTGGGACCGGCTTGCAAGCGTTCTGGCATTCTTTCGTGTGTTCTAAGCTCTTTtctgaaaaggaaattgaattaAACGTAGTTTACAGATCTAGCCTATTGGATGAAGCAGATTTGCTTGGTTCGTGTAATAATGTTAAGAATATTAACTATGTGAAAAGCGACAGTGAAGAAGTAGCTGGGATTTGTAACAGCAGTCACGTTATCTTCGGCACTGTCCCCACTTCATCACCTAGTATCTTTAAAAAATTCTTCCAGGAAAGCTCAGATATTCCTTTCACTTACATTGGGTTGATTGGTAGTTACCAGCCTCATATGCATGAATGCGACACTGAACTGGTATCATTGTTCCAAAAGGAAGATGCCAAAATTATCGTTGATTCCAAGGAACACACCTTGTTAGAAGCTGGTGAATTGATCACTGCAAAAGTTGAACCCTCTCAGTTGATCGAAATCGGTCAACTTGAATCAGTGAGTTCCGTTAAGACAGAAGTACTGGTGGGATCCAGATCTATAACTTTGTCAAAAATTGTTGGATTGGCTATAATGGATATCGTTACAGCCAAAAAAATTATCGAGGATCATcattaa
- the CQD2 gene encoding Cqd2p (similar to uniprot|Q06567 Saccharomyces cerevisiae YLR253W Hypothetical ORF), with protein MLTRNIVRTRPFSSHLFIRTLRQQRFFSDTTSVPKKRLINWKYVAFGLAGTGVAFYNTNDTFHDFTRHIYLTLGRVGVVTRATARCFYHYKKTLDGKYQNDAEYQTALKNCHKRCADITLKALERNGGVFIKLGQHIGAMTYLLPPEWTDTMIPLQDKCPESTVQEIDQMFQQDLKCTLDEVFSEFDPRPIGVASLAQVHVAKLKSTGEKVAVKCQHPQLKEFVPLDVMLTQTVFNLLDVVFPEYPLTWLGDELQSSIYIELDFTKEAENAKKSAEDFISCVNKTALRIPKVVSANKRILILEYLHGERLDNIKYMDEHHISRSEVSSCLSHIFNRMIFTPNVGIHCDPHGGNLAIRALEKPYKGHNFEIILYDHGLYRTPTTEMRRDYAKFWLALLDQDQEKLHYYAKQFAHVNDEQVPLFAAAITGRSIDTALNYDISKPRSQEEMAVMSSKITEGDLLVDLMSILSKIPSVVLLILKTNDLTRHLDECLHNPLGPERTFLIMSQYCSKIVYDEARETINGSYSRWSVKWIFCELKAWLEFQRRKNQLVLYDLALWWKNKF; from the coding sequence ATGCTTACTAGAAATATTGTGCGGACGCGACCTTTCTCGAGCCACCTTTTTATAAGGACTTTGAGGCAACAGAGGTTCTTTTCTGACACAACTTCGGTTCCGAAAAAGAGGTTAATAAATTGGAAATATGTTGCATTCGGTTTGGCAGGTACTGGTGTGGCTTTCTATAACACTAACGATACTTTCCATGATTTCACTAGGCACATATACTTGACTTTGGGCCGTGTTGGTGTTGTTACTCGGGCAACGGCTCGCTGTTTCTATCATTACAAAAAGACCCTTGACGggaaatatcaaaatgatgCGGAGTATCAAACAGCGTTGAAGAACTGCCATAAGAGATGTGCAGATATTACTCTTAAAGCACTTGAACGTAATGGTGGAGTGTTCATCAAGTTGGGTCAACATATTGGGGCTATGACGTACTTGCTACCGCCCGAATGGACCGATACGATGATTCCATTGCAGGATAAATGTCCGGAATCTACCGTTCAAGAAATAGATCAAATGTTTCAGCAAGATCTCAAATGTACTTTGGATGAAGTGTTCTCTGAATTTGATCCAAGACCTATTGGTGTAGCGTCGTTGGCTCAAGTTCATGTTGCTAAACTAAAGTCTACTGGCGAAAAAGTAGCAGTCAAGTGCCAGCACCCTCAGTTGAAGGAATTTGTTCCATTAGATGTGATGCTTACCCAAACAGTTTTTAATCTGTTGGACGTGGTGTTCCCAGAATACCCATTAACATGGCTAGGGGATGAATTACAGTCTTCGATTTATATTGAGCTAGATTTTACAAAAGAAGCTGAAAACGCCAAGAAATCCGCAGAAGATTTTATCAGCTGTGTAAACAAAACAGCATTAAGAATTCCTAAAGTTGTAAGTGCTAATAAGAGAATATTGATATTGGAATATCTACACGGAGAAAGGTTGGATAATATCAAATACATGGACGAACATCACATCTCAAGATCAGAGGTCTCTTCATGTCTATCTCATATCTTCAATAGGATGATTTTCACTCCAAACGTTGGCATTCACTGTGATCCACATGGAGGAAACTTGGCCATCAGGGCGCTAGAAAAGCCATATAAGGGTCATAATTTCGAAATCATTCTATATGACCACGGGTTATACAGAACACCTACTACGGAGATGAGACGAGACTATGCCAAATTTTGGTTAGCGCTCCTTGATCAAGACCAAGAGAAATTACATTATTATGCGAAACAGTTTGCCCATGTCAATGACGAGCAGGTTCCCCTATTTGCAGCTGCAATTACTGGCCGTAGTATTGATACCGCGTTGAATTACGATATCTCTAAACCAAGATCTCAGGAGGAAATGGCAGTTATGTCTTCAAAAATAACTGAAGGAGACTTGTTGGTTGATTTGATGAGTATTCTTTCGAAAATACCCAGTGTTGTACTATTAATcttgaaaacaaatgatcTCACTCGACACTTAGACGAATGTCTCCACAATCCATTGGGCCCTGAACGAACATTCTTAATTATGAGCCAGTATTGCTCTAAGATCGTTTATGATGAAGCTCGTGAGACGATTAATGGATCATATTCAAGATGGTCTGTGAAATGGATATTTTGCGAACTAAAAGCCTGGTTGGAATTCCAACGTCGTAAGAACCAATTAGTCTTGTATGATTTAGCTTTATGGTGGAAGAACAAATTTTAA
- a CDS encoding uncharacterized protein (conserved hypothetical protein), which translates to MSSMLVCYGEKSNDSDLNRYFGEVILHLLEIESLQGRQLKQWCIDKMIELPEPVWDSPVETLQQLSLFKFILCLQFSNQQLENHTGEIFEEKQLLWADIRIEPLKFDDLYNLNGEMDHNYEDPLTKYALELYTANLFLKCGTLYHVKDFIQHCTASKQKMNSLTDKRETFPELFDTGKQSVIKIPWKFPTQFLTKVTEEHTLNSKVSISFSKMMLKERAKLYKDINPEDISPRYVKVDMKWLEGTNVYSLWQMEEETSQTSLELEEIKQRQIERQKIFEDDLEPLTPKTDVDMCHLYLKSTKNKNFSNNHAIDDKILGKDSVRSTVADINMGKENYSMESEDSESIRTALAFQNGMVTGLENPTSLKNLHIHETAMIDMDLCTGLRHLTYVPKFGDVHEADCIIKIEINKPGTTPSSLDSISLTQQLQRLRCFFKREKAEKTLEPSKAIKTQNDNLRELLLPPIDSKITFKKFFRAKLRQIRSDFSYYKKVAIYCIDDIRHYSPDEEQHTP; encoded by the coding sequence ATGAGTTCTATGCTTGTTTGCTACGGTGAGAAAAGTAATGACTCCGATTTGAATCGTTATTTCGGTGAAGttattcttcatcttttggaaattgaaAGTTTACAAGGACGACAGTTGAAGCAATGGTGTATTGATAAAATGATTGAACTACCTGAGCCAGTATGGGATAGTCCCGTCGAAACTTTGCAGCAATTAagtttgttcaaatttATTTTGTGTTTACAGTTTTCCAATCAACAGCTTGAAAATCATACTGGTGAGATCTTTGAAGAGAAACAGCTTCTTTGGGCAGACATTCGTATTGAACCTTTGAAATTTGATGATCTTTATAATTTGAACGGTGAAATGGATCACAATTATGAAGATCCGTTAACGAAATATGCTTTGGAACTATACACTGCGAATCTTTTTCTAAAGTGTGGGACATTATATCATGTTAAGGATTTTATTCAACACTGTACTGCAAGTaaacagaaaatgaatTCTTTAACTGATAAGAGGGAAACTTTTCCGGAACTCTTCGATACTGGGAAGCAATCGGTGATCAAGATCCCTTGGAAGTTCCCAACGCAATTTTTAACAAAGGTTACTGAAGAACATACTTTAAACTCTAAAGTATCTATTTCCTTCTCAAAGATGATGTTGAAGGAAAGAGCCAAATTGTACAAGGATATTAACCCGGAAGATATCAGCCCTCGTTACGTTAAAGTGGATATGAAGTGGCTAGAAGGAACAAACGTTTACAGTTTGTGGCAAATGGAGGAGGAAACAAGCCAAACGTCGTTGGAATTAGAGGAGATAAAACAAAGACAAATTGAGCGTCAAAAAATCTTTGAGGATGACTTGGAACCCTTGACACCAAAAACAGATGTTGATATGTGTCATCTATATTTGAAGTCtacaaagaacaaaaatttttccaataacCATGCTATTGATGATAAGATTTTGGGTAAAGATTCTGTTCGAAGTACCGTGGCAGATATCAATATGGGGAAAGAAAACTATTCGATGGAGTCCGAAGACTCCGAGTCAATAAGAACTGCTTTAGCATTTCAGAATGGCATGGTTACTGGTCTTGAGAAtccaacttctttgaaaaacttACATATCCATGAAACAGCTATGATTGATATGGATCTGTGTACTGGGTTGAGACACCTCACTTATGTGCCAAAATTTGGTGACGTGCATGAAGCTGATTGTATTATCAAGATAGAAATAAATAAACCTGGGACCACGCCATCATCTCTGGACAGTATTTCATTAACCCAACAATTACAGCGTTTACgttgcttcttcaaaaggGAAAAAGCAGAAAAGACTCTTGAACCCAGTAAAGCGATTAAAACTCAAAATGATAACCTTCGAGAGCTCTTGTTACCACCTATTGACAGTAAGATaactttcaaaaaattctttAGAGCTAAACTTCGACAAATAAGATCAGACTTCAGCTACTATAAAAAAGTCGCCATTTATTGTATCGATGACATAAGACACTATAGCCCAGACGAGGAACAGCACACTCCTTGA
- the SYM1 gene encoding ethanol metabolism protein (similar to uniprot|Q06563 Saccharomyces cerevisiae YLR251W SYM1 Protein homologous to mammalian peroxisomal membrane protein Mpv17 required for ethanol metabolismand induced by heat shock localized to the inner mitochondrial membrane), protein MNGFVNWYTASVKRSPRLTNGIMTGSLFGIGDVIAQVGFPEKKGQKYDLARTVRAVVYGSLIFSIIGDSWYKFLNQKVIVKPGKHWTNTAARVGCDQLLFAPVGIPMYYGVMSILEGKSLVDAKKKIEDNWWPTLVTNWYVWPAFQLINFSLVPVHHRLFSVNIISIFWNAFLSFKNSISPSDKKVPVNFPPVPE, encoded by the coding sequence ATGAACGGATTTGTTAATTGGTATACTGCATCTGTGAAGAGATCTCCCAGGTTGACCAATGGGATAATGACTGGTTCATTATTTGGGATCGGTGATGTGATTGCACAAGTTGGGTTCCCCGAAAAAAAGGGTCAGAAGTACGATCTTGCAAGAACGGTTCGGGCCGTTGTATACGgttctttgattttctCAATAATCGGTGATTCGTGGTACAAATTCTTGAACCAGAAAGTTATAGTGAAACCGGGGAAACATTGGACCAACACTGCCGCAAGGGTCGGATGCGACCAACTTCTCTTTGCCCCGGTTGGTATTCCAATGTACTACGGTGTCATGTCAATACTCGAGGGTAAATCGCTAGTTgatgcaaagaaaaagatagAAGACAATTGGTGGCCCACTTTGGTCACAAACTGGTATGTTTGGCCTGCGTTCCAACTAATTAACTTTTCATTGGTACCAGTGCATCATAGGCTCTTCTCCGTCAATATAATATCCATATTTTGGAATGCTTTCCtatctttcaagaattctATTTCTCCAAGTGACAAGAAAGTACCTGTGAACTTCCCACCGGTTCCTGAatag